TATTAATTAAATTGATTTTCCAATAAGTGTCATATTATTGACTCTAGAAAGTAAATAATTTTTGAGTTATTCTCTGGGTTCACCAACCAATAGGATTTCATTATTTCAAATTCGATATCTTTTTAAAAAGGAAAAAAAATATTGTCAAATTATATTATGTTTTAAAAAAAAAAGTAAAAAAAAAATAGTAATTACAGAAAAAAAAATAAAAAAAAATCTTTTTTAACGTCGTCGGCAAAACACTAAACCCTAAATCCGAATCCCTAAACTCTAAGTCCTTGAGTAAACCCTAAATCCTTGGGTAAACCCTATACCCTTGGGTAAACTCTAAACCCTTGGGTAAACCCTAAATCCTTCGATAAATCCTAAATTCTAAATAAAAACACTTAACCCTAAAACTCTAAACCCTAAGCTCTTGAGTGATTTTGATTTAGAGTTTAAGATTTATCATAGAGTTTAGGGTTTATCCAAGGGTTTAGGATTTAGGATTTAGGGTTTAGGGTTTAGGGATTAGGATTTAGGGTTTAATGTTTTGTTGACGACATTAAAAATATTTTTTTTGTAATTACTATTATTTTTTATTTATTTCTTTTTATCTTTTAATTTTAAAAAGATAATATAATTTGACAATATTTTATTTCCTTTTTTAAAAGATGTCGAATATAAAATAACACAATTTTATTGGTTGGTGAACGTAGAGGTGAATACAATAATAAGTCATAATTTTTAATAAAGATATTTCCCATTTAAAACCAGAATACATCACCCTTAGAAGAAAGGCTAACAATAAAATAAGAAATCGCTTTCCTCCTATAAATACACTCAGCCCTACACTATTCTCTAATCATTACACACTAACAAAACATAAGAGCAAAACCAAGAAGAAGAAGAAGATGGTGAAAGTGGAGAACACGAAGAGCATCGCCATGTCTGACTCCATCATCAACCTTGATCAGTACGTCTTTCTTTTTAATATCACAAATTTCCTTAACCGCATTGCATAACCATCGGCTCCAAAAAAGAAAATCAGTTTCTCATGTTTTTTTAAAATAAAAATTGTTGCAGTGGAGATCCAACGGCGTACGAAGAATACTGGAGGAAGATTGGTGACAGATGTACGGTGACGATACGTGGTTGTGATCTAATGAGCTATTTCAGCGACGTGAACAACCTGTGTTGGTTCCTTGAACCGGAACTAGCCGAAGCGATCAAAGAGTTGCACGGTGCCGTCGGAAACGCAGCAACCGAGGATCGTTACATCGTGGTCGGGACCGGTTCGACGCAGCTTTGTCAAGCGGCCGTCCACGCATTATCTTTGCTTGCTGGTGGGACCGAACCTGTCAGTGTCGTCGCCGCGGCTCCTTATTACTCCGTAAGCCCCCGCCCCCACCACTAAACTAAACTCTCATCGTTGTTCTCCTCGTATCTTTTTCCTTTTTTAATTTTGTTTTAATTCATTCCTTTTTGCGTTGACATATATTTTAAAAACTAATAAAACCGATTAACAACTAATAAACCGATTTTTTAGCTACAAAACCACTACTCTGAATCTGTGATGGATTATTTTTTAATTCGAGTAGGGTTTTGGATCAAGTCCAGATCTATATTGGGTGCTTTGTTTAATTAAATTAAGTTTATTAAAAAAAATAAACATTTGTACCTGCTGGATATCAGATAGAAGTAGTTTCTTAAAACCTCTAAATAAATAAACTAAATCTAAACGTAAATACAAAATATATAAACATATTTTGACTGTTTTTTCTGGTGTTGATTTGGGTTTATCTATTTAAAACTGCCTAGCCAAATGTAAACCCGACAAAAAAAACCATTGTTTTATTTATTTTTACTTGTTTAGGATGACATATAGTATTATATAAATGACATTTTAGAAAAAACTATCGAAGCATAATATAATAAAAATTTGAAGAATATTCATTCGCAACGTTACTACGTCTTATTCTAGGTTTTTATTCTAATTTTATATAAAATGCTAATTTTTTTTTAATCAGAAGTCGTTTTTAATTAAAAAGTTGATTTGATGGGAAGATTTTTTTTTTTTTTTTTTTTTTTTTGAAACTCAGGGGGTCTTGTTTACAATATCAAAGATTGGAGATCTAAAAGACACAGTGACAGACATGTTTATCGAACACAACACCTCACATCCACCATTCTTTTTGATTTAACAATTTACAAAAATATGTTTCCTTCTTACATACTGCATGTTTATGGATTCATGTGCAAAGACATCAGTAACATGCTCATGTCCCCACTTTTTTCTTTCGCATTTACCAAAAACCATTCTTCTTCTCTTAAATAATTTCATTCTTTGGAATATAAAAAATGTTTACAACTTTATTTTTTAAACAGACGTATGTGGAGGAGACAACATATGTTCGGTCGGGTATGTACAAGTGGGAAGGAGACGCGTGGCGTTTCAATAAGAAGGGTCCGTTCATCGAGCTGGTGACGTCACCCAATAACCCAGACGGCACTATCAGAGAGACTGTGGTGAACCGTCCAGACGACGACGAAGCTAAAGTGATCCATGACTTTGCTTATTACTGGCCCCACTACACTCCCATCACTCGCTGTCAAGACCATGACATCATGCTCTTCACTTTCTCCAAGATCACAGGCCACGCTGGGTCCCGCATCGGGTAAGATATTCATATTGGGTTATGCATTAGGTTCCTTCCTTCTTTCATAATAAGTTAATTACATGCATTGGACTAAAACGCATGTTTACTGAATTTAAACCTAATTAATCATTAAAACTAATTAATGGGTTTGGTTTGTTTGGATGGTGAAGGTGGGCACTGGTGAAGGACAAGGAGGTGGCAAAGAAGATGGTTGAGTATATCATAGTGAACTCTATTGGTGTGTCTAAGGAGTCACAGGTACGAACCGCCAAGATTCTCAAAGTTCTCAAGGAGACTTGTGCGAGCGAAACGGAGAACTTCTTCGAGTACGGTCGTGAGATGATGAAGAACAGGTGGGAGGGGCTTCGTGAAGTGGTGAAGGAAAGTGATTTCACTCTTCCTAAGTACCCCGAAGGCTATTGCAACTTTTTTGGCAAGACACTCGAATCTTACCCTGGTAACTAATACTAGACGACACATGTTTTATGTTATTGTAACTTTTGGATTTTTGTGAATTGAATAAGACGTAACGGTTGGTGTTTTTCATGTGCTAACCACAAGCGTTTGCGTGGCTGGGGACGAAGGAAGAGACGGATCTGGTTAACGATTTGAGGAGACAGAAGGTTATGAGCAGGGCAGGAGAACGCTGTGGTTCTGACAAGAAGCATGTCCGAGTCAGTATGCTGAGTCGTGAAGATGTTTTCAATGTGTTTCTCGAGAGACTCGCCAACATGAAGCTCATTAAAAGCATTGACCTTTAAAATAATAAGCGCATATAAAAGTCTAATGGTTAAAGGTTTATAAAAAGCCTTTATAATTAGAGTCTACTATTATAATTAAGTACTCTTTAGTATGTCTAGCTCTTACCCTAGTCGTCTACATATATGTAGAAACAATAAGTCTCAAACAATAAAAGGTTCTCTCTCCCGGTGTCTGTCAAAATATATGTGGGCTTTTTTATATGTGAAATATATAAATGCTTTCAGTTTATTTAAATATTTGAATAGCATACTACTGAAAGTTTTATAAGGTTAAAAGATTGATTATGTGTCACAGAGGGAAAAGAAGAGACAATCCAAAAAATACTGAAAGTATCAAAGTATACGAAATTTTAATGATCTATAAGAAATTTACTTGTCAGTTATATCACATAACAAATATTGTATCATGTTTTGGATTTTATTAAATATACTAGATGACCTGACGAAAAAAGAAAACTAAATAAGAATATAAAAAGAAAGGTACCTTAGAATACCTTAATTAAGATACAGACTATATTTGCGAAGTGATTTTACCACAAGTCTTTTCTACAATCAATTTCACAAAACAAATATGACTATATTTGTGAAGTGATTTTACCACAAGTCCTTTCTACAATCAATTTCACAAAACAAATATGATATGACTACTGAAATTGATGACATAGTTTCCAGAAAAATATAACATGGATAATTTCATTTAATCTTGATTTATATTTTTGGCAAACTTATTAGAATATGGTAATAATTCATATATTACATTTAATATTGATATTTCTTTTTGGTAAATTTTTTTAAAATATGGTAATAACTCATACATTATCTATAAAATAAATATATTCATATATAACATTTTAAATTTCAAAATATTATTACTTTTGATTGTATTACTAAAACTTTAAAAAATTTCTACAATTTTTTTTTAAATTTAAATATCTAATCGTAAGATCATTAGTTTCTTATATATCAACAAATTTTATAAATATTGTTTAGGCTAAATTTTTGATAATTATACAATTTTATATTAT
This genomic interval from Brassica oleracea var. oleracea cultivar TO1000 chromosome C2, BOL, whole genome shotgun sequence contains the following:
- the LOC106322583 gene encoding L-tryptophan--pyruvate aminotransferase 1-like codes for the protein MVKVENTKSIAMSDSIINLDHGDPTAYEEYWRKIGDRCTVTIRGCDLMSYFSDVNNLCWFLEPELAEAIKELHGAVGNAATEDRYIVVGTGSTQLCQAAVHALSLLAGGTEPVSVVAAAPYYSTYVEETTYVRSGMYKWEGDAWRFNKKGPFIELVTSPNNPDGTIRETVVNRPDDDEAKVIHDFAYYWPHYTPITRCQDHDIMLFTFSKITGHAGSRIGWALVKDKEVAKKMVEYIIVNSIGVSKESQVRTAKILKVLKETCASETENFFEYGREMMKNRWEGLREVVKESDFTLPKYPEGYCNFFGKTLESYPAFAWLGTKEETDLVNDLRRQKVMSRAGERCGSDKKHVRVSMLSREDVFNVFLERLANMKLIKSIDL